The following proteins come from a genomic window of Acidimicrobiales bacterium:
- a CDS encoding nuclear transport factor 2 family protein yields MPKPIDAVERLIATEDIRQLAFRYADAVDRRDLDQLVALYRPDARFGPHGEGPAAAKAFFRESLSTIGMAVLLVANHLIDFEDADNATGTVWAHGFIDDHREGFIQQLIKYDDRYVRVDGRWCFTRRRHSLWLGWKHDEAAPLAQPAAEWPARQVGLGSMPYDDPAWQEFWSDRGGPMTASE; encoded by the coding sequence GTGCCGAAACCGATTGATGCCGTCGAGCGGTTGATCGCGACCGAGGACATCCGGCAGCTGGCCTTCCGGTACGCCGATGCGGTCGACCGTCGCGATCTCGACCAGCTGGTCGCGCTCTACCGACCCGACGCCCGCTTCGGCCCGCACGGCGAAGGTCCCGCCGCCGCGAAGGCCTTCTTCCGTGAGTCGCTCTCCACGATCGGCATGGCGGTGCTGCTCGTGGCCAACCACCTGATCGACTTCGAGGACGCCGACAACGCCACCGGCACGGTGTGGGCCCACGGCTTCATCGATGATCACCGCGAAGGCTTCATCCAGCAGCTCATCAAGTACGACGACCGCTACGTCCGCGTCGACGGCAGGTGGTGTTTCACCCGGCGTCGGCATTCTCTCTGGCTCGGCTGGAAGCACGATGAGGCGGCGCCGCTGGCCCAGCCGGCGGCCGAGTGGCCCGCCCGGCAGGTCGGCCTGGGCTCGATGCCCTACGACGACCCGGCCTGGCAGGAGTTCTGGTCGGATCGGGGCGGCCCGATGACAGCTTCGGAGTGA
- a CDS encoding acetyl-CoA C-acyltransferase, producing MNETAPSSRDVVIVDAVRSPIGKRNGELSTMHSINLLGDVQKAIFERTGMDPAQVGQVVGGCVGQVGMQTMNVARNAWLAAGLPLEVAATTVDAQCGSSQQATNLAYAMVKAGVVDSALSCGIELMSQIKMGATIPDPDTTGVPVNARYWENYEWTSQFEGAERIADQWGISREDADAFGLRSQELAAKARAEDAFSTQIVPIQVPVLDDDGKPTGESVTVSADGGIRETSLEVLAGLKPVAREDGVHTAGSASQISDGAGAVLMMTSEKAEELGLKPLARIVDTCLVGSDPVLMLTGPIGATQKLLADNGLTMDDIGVVEINEAFASVVLAWEKEFSPNMDTVNPNGGAIGLGHPLGGTGAILMTKAVHEMQRSDIEYGIVTMCCGGGLGTGTLLQKL from the coding sequence ATGAACGAAACCGCCCCCTCCTCGCGAGATGTTGTCATCGTCGATGCCGTGCGATCCCCGATCGGCAAGCGCAACGGCGAGCTGTCCACCATGCACAGCATCAACCTGCTGGGCGATGTCCAGAAGGCGATCTTCGAGCGCACCGGCATGGACCCGGCCCAGGTCGGTCAGGTCGTCGGCGGCTGTGTCGGCCAGGTCGGCATGCAGACCATGAACGTCGCCCGCAACGCATGGCTCGCCGCCGGACTTCCCCTCGAGGTCGCGGCCACCACGGTCGACGCCCAGTGCGGCTCCAGCCAGCAGGCCACCAATCTCGCCTACGCCATGGTCAAGGCCGGCGTGGTCGATTCTGCGCTCTCCTGCGGCATCGAGTTGATGAGCCAGATCAAGATGGGCGCCACGATCCCCGATCCCGACACCACCGGGGTCCCCGTCAACGCCCGCTACTGGGAGAACTACGAGTGGACCTCGCAGTTCGAAGGGGCCGAGCGCATCGCCGACCAGTGGGGCATCAGCCGCGAGGACGCAGACGCATTCGGTCTGCGTAGTCAGGAACTCGCCGCCAAGGCCCGCGCCGAAGATGCGTTCAGCACCCAGATCGTGCCGATCCAGGTACCCGTGCTCGACGACGACGGCAAGCCCACCGGCGAGTCGGTCACCGTCAGCGCCGACGGCGGTATCCGCGAGACCTCCCTCGAGGTGCTCGCCGGTCTCAAGCCGGTGGCCCGCGAAGACGGCGTCCACACCGCCGGCTCGGCCAGCCAGATCAGTGATGGTGCCGGGGCCGTGCTGATGATGACCAGCGAGAAGGCCGAAGAACTCGGTCTGAAGCCCCTGGCCCGGATCGTCGACACCTGTCTCGTCGGCAGCGACCCGGTCCTCATGCTGACCGGGCCGATCGGCGCCACGCAGAAGTTGCTGGCCGACAACGGCCTCACCATGGACGACATCGGTGTGGTCGAGATCAACGAGGCGTTCGCCTCGGTCGTGCTCGCCTGGGAGAAGGAATTCTCGCCCAACATGGACACGGTCAACCCCAACGGCGGCGCGATCGGTCTCGGTCACCCGCTCGGCGGCACCGGCGCGATCCTGATGACCAAGGCGGTGCACGAGATGCAGCGCAGCGACATCGAGTACGGCATCGTCACCATGTGCTGCGGTGGCGGGCTCGGCACCGGCACCCTGCTCCAGAAGCTGTGA
- a CDS encoding Gfo/Idh/MocA family oxidoreductase: MQDTDHATSVDFVVIGVAHPHAIQLTADLLMAGAECIGWVDTPGRHDGLFAALFPDVAMLDLDAALAAAPDVAIVASVPSSRPGHAVAAMEAGADVLVAKPAAIEHDQLRVIEAAAARTGRRWWVAFTEHFTSRAVVRADRLVDEGRIGTVRHVLGLGPHRLGPARPDWFHDPMQSGSMLADLASHQIHHAARLLGTADLTVVAARATPAIDGRHPEMLGELMLEGGTGSAYVKVDWLTPDGLDTWGDVRLMITGDTGTIEVRSNIDPGGAAGGDHLIVVDRVGVERIDCTGDDLTWASTVLDDVRNGTETLVTTAHSLAVTGLSLRAAELARG, from the coding sequence GTGCAGGACACCGACCACGCGACGTCCGTCGACTTCGTCGTGATCGGCGTGGCCCATCCCCATGCGATCCAGCTCACGGCCGATCTGCTGATGGCCGGGGCCGAGTGCATCGGCTGGGTCGACACACCCGGCCGGCACGATGGCCTGTTCGCCGCGCTGTTCCCCGACGTCGCGATGCTCGACCTCGATGCCGCGCTCGCCGCGGCCCCCGACGTCGCGATCGTTGCGTCGGTTCCCAGTTCACGGCCCGGGCACGCCGTTGCCGCGATGGAGGCCGGCGCCGACGTGCTGGTCGCCAAGCCGGCCGCCATCGAGCACGACCAGCTCCGCGTCATCGAGGCCGCAGCCGCCCGGACCGGTCGACGATGGTGGGTTGCCTTCACCGAACACTTCACCAGTCGCGCCGTCGTCCGCGCCGACCGTCTCGTCGACGAAGGTCGGATCGGCACCGTCCGTCACGTGCTCGGCCTCGGGCCGCACCGTCTCGGCCCGGCCCGACCCGACTGGTTCCACGACCCGATGCAGTCGGGGTCGATGCTGGCCGATCTGGCCAGCCATCAGATCCATCATGCGGCCCGTCTGCTCGGCACGGCGGACCTCACCGTGGTGGCCGCCCGAGCCACGCCGGCCATCGATGGCCGGCATCCCGAGATGCTCGGGGAACTGATGCTCGAGGGCGGCACCGGCTCGGCCTATGTGAAGGTCGACTGGCTCACACCCGACGGACTCGACACCTGGGGTGACGTCCGCCTGATGATCACCGGCGACACCGGCACGATCGAGGTGCGGTCCAACATCGATCCCGGGGGCGCCGCCGGCGGCGACCACCTCATCGTCGTCGATCGGGTCGGCGTCGAGCGCATCGACTGTACGGGCGACGACCTCACCTGGGCGTCGACGGTGCTCGACGACGTGCGCAACGGCACCGAGACCCTCGTCACCACCGCCCATTCGCTCGCCGTCACGGGCTTGTCGTTGCGAGCGGCCGAACTCGCCCGCGGCTGA
- a CDS encoding DUF3048 domain-containing protein, with protein sequence MRTRLLAALVLAAVLASSCGDDGDAADTSADESTTTASSTDTGSTTTTDLVGPPTTRGPAPTVTVEPIGELGGIAVLSGEPAYRGVLGQVDIDRNIVAPVALPPEAPAADGIAPLTGLPVADQGIADRPAVLVKIDNTDKGRPQEALGQADIVYEEMIEGGFTRLAAVFHTNAPAIGPIRSGRTTDIALINSLNTPVFSWSGANLVHAALLRRQEMVDLGAQSRNEYTRASDRPGTYNLMSDAQALLDIAAEREEGGAPPPHFEYRDETIGLPESAEPASTVTVDFPSVTATWDWDAALGGWARTQDGTEHVDAQGERVVAANVVVAEVREVPTGSVDTAGSTVYEQQFLGSGRGWVFTDGHVVEVTWTKPSLRSVTTWTTPDGVPVALVPGITWIELAPEDGVTVG encoded by the coding sequence ATGCGTACGCGACTTCTCGCGGCGCTCGTTCTCGCCGCCGTTCTCGCCTCGTCCTGTGGTGACGACGGCGATGCGGCCGACACGAGCGCCGACGAATCAACCACGACCGCCAGCTCGACCGACACCGGTTCGACGACCACGACGGACCTCGTCGGTCCACCGACCACACGAGGTCCCGCCCCCACCGTCACCGTGGAGCCCATCGGCGAGCTCGGCGGCATCGCCGTGCTGTCGGGCGAACCCGCCTATCGCGGCGTGCTCGGTCAGGTCGACATCGACCGCAACATCGTGGCGCCGGTCGCTCTCCCGCCCGAGGCTCCCGCGGCCGATGGCATCGCGCCGCTGACGGGTCTCCCGGTCGCCGACCAGGGGATCGCCGACCGGCCGGCGGTGCTCGTGAAGATCGACAACACCGACAAGGGCCGTCCCCAGGAAGCGCTCGGCCAGGCCGACATTGTCTACGAGGAGATGATCGAGGGCGGCTTCACCCGGCTCGCCGCGGTGTTCCACACCAACGCCCCGGCGATCGGCCCGATCCGCTCGGGCCGCACCACGGACATCGCCTTGATCAACTCGCTCAACACGCCGGTGTTCTCGTGGTCCGGTGCCAATCTCGTTCACGCCGCGCTGCTCCGCCGTCAGGAGATGGTCGACCTCGGTGCGCAGAGTCGCAACGAGTACACGCGGGCCAGTGATCGGCCCGGCACCTACAACCTGATGAGCGATGCCCAGGCGCTGCTCGACATCGCGGCCGAACGTGAAGAGGGCGGCGCCCCGCCCCCACACTTCGAGTATCGAGACGAGACCATCGGCCTGCCCGAGTCGGCCGAGCCGGCGTCCACCGTCACCGTCGACTTCCCGTCGGTCACCGCCACATGGGATTGGGACGCCGCCCTCGGGGGCTGGGCCCGCACCCAGGACGGCACCGAGCACGTCGATGCCCAGGGTGAGCGGGTCGTCGCCGCCAACGTCGTCGTGGCCGAGGTGCGAGAGGTTCCGACCGGATCCGTCGACACCGCGGGATCGACCGTCTACGAGCAGCAGTTCCTGGGCTCCGGACGCGGCTGGGTGTTCACCGATGGCCACGTCGTCGAGGTCACGTGGACCAAGCCGAGCCTGCGCTCGGTCACGACCTGGACCACCCCCGACGGCGTGCCGGTGGCCCTCGTCCCCGGCATCACCTGGATCGAACTCGCCCCGGAGGACGGCGTCACCGTCGGCTGA
- a CDS encoding acyl-CoA dehydrogenase family protein, which yields MDFDLPPEGDPRRQTLRSWLTSNPTPTADQLLEAGLIVPHWPEPYGLDADPLHQLIIDEELRRAGVRRPVNPIGIGWAAPTILLEGTEEQKSRYLPPLLTGKEFWCQLFSEPEAGSDLASLSTRAERDGDEYVVNGAKIWSSFGHRSAFGILIARTDPDQPKQQGISYFICPMDQPGLTMQPIIDMTGMHAFNQVFFDDMRLPAENLVGRENDGWRLAKVTLANERVSLSSAGSLWGNGPSAADLIQLVVDTGGTVDPVMRQRLAALHADAEVLRLNRLRTLSSKLQGRTPGPEASIQKVMADEHGQDVMAVAKALAATAGMLRGSGPTGPTGQVDGVWHYGYEFAPALTLGGGTFAVQRNIIGESVLGLPREPDAEEGLTWAEARRKRV from the coding sequence ATGGACTTCGACCTGCCGCCCGAGGGTGATCCCCGTCGGCAGACGCTGCGGTCCTGGCTCACGTCGAATCCGACGCCGACGGCCGACCAACTCCTCGAAGCCGGACTGATCGTGCCGCACTGGCCCGAGCCCTACGGTCTCGATGCCGACCCGCTCCATCAGCTGATCATCGACGAGGAACTGCGCCGAGCCGGTGTGCGTCGACCGGTGAATCCGATCGGTATCGGGTGGGCTGCGCCGACGATCCTGCTGGAGGGCACTGAGGAGCAGAAGTCGCGCTATCTGCCGCCGCTGCTCACCGGCAAGGAGTTCTGGTGTCAGCTGTTCAGCGAACCGGAGGCGGGGTCGGACCTCGCGAGCCTTTCCACCCGGGCCGAGCGCGACGGCGACGAGTACGTGGTGAACGGCGCCAAGATCTGGTCGAGCTTCGGTCACCGGTCGGCGTTCGGCATCCTCATCGCCCGCACTGATCCCGACCAGCCCAAGCAGCAGGGCATCTCGTACTTCATCTGCCCCATGGACCAGCCGGGTCTGACGATGCAGCCGATCATCGACATGACCGGCATGCATGCGTTCAACCAGGTGTTCTTCGATGACATGCGTCTCCCCGCCGAGAACCTGGTCGGCCGGGAGAACGACGGCTGGCGGCTCGCGAAGGTGACGCTGGCGAACGAACGAGTGTCGTTGTCATCGGCGGGATCGCTCTGGGGCAACGGACCGAGCGCAGCGGATCTCATCCAGCTCGTGGTCGATACCGGCGGGACCGTCGACCCGGTGATGCGCCAGCGACTGGCCGCGCTGCACGCCGACGCCGAGGTGCTTCGACTCAACCGACTGCGCACGCTGAGCAGCAAACTCCAAGGACGAACCCCCGGTCCCGAGGCCTCGATCCAGAAGGTCATGGCCGACGAACACGGGCAGGACGTGATGGCGGTCGCGAAAGCCCTCGCCGCCACGGCGGGGATGCTCCGGGGCTCCGGCCCCACCGGGCCGACCGGGCAGGTCGACGGGGTCTGGCACTACGGCTACGAGTTCGCTCCGGCCCTCACCCTCGGCGGTGGCACATTCGCCGTACAACGGAACATCATCGGCGAGTCGGTCCTCGGGTTGCCCCGCGAACCCGACGCCGAAGAAGGTCTCACCTGGGCGGAGGCCCGGAGAAAGCGAGTCTGA